From Oenococcus sicerae, the proteins below share one genomic window:
- a CDS encoding RsmE family RNA methyltransferase, with amino-acid sequence MTARFFLDNSREFLEKKTVSKDLNADVFHHLRDVLRVKTDDVVELVADRKAYLASIQIVTENNIVFSQLKAIVKDPELPIKMTIVVSPLKSDHLEWLLQKATELGVSKIILTDFAYSVVRASKIEKKLPRYQKILKAAAEQSHRLLVPEIMYEKNFLKRVVLTSKQAGIVAWEESSKQGETSKLASTIKAVKIDPAIKELISVFGPEGGISQSEIKELASAAFVPVGLGPRILRAETAPLYLLSSASLLIELS; translated from the coding sequence GTGACTGCCCGTTTTTTTCTAGACAATAGCCGTGAATTTCTTGAAAAAAAAACAGTTTCTAAGGACTTGAACGCGGATGTTTTTCATCATTTAAGGGATGTTCTGCGTGTTAAAACAGATGACGTCGTTGAACTAGTTGCTGATCGTAAAGCTTATTTGGCTAGTATCCAAATTGTGACAGAAAACAATATTGTGTTTTCGCAGCTGAAAGCGATTGTAAAAGATCCGGAACTGCCAATTAAAATGACGATCGTTGTTTCTCCGCTGAAGTCTGATCACTTAGAATGGCTACTACAAAAGGCCACTGAGTTAGGAGTCTCTAAAATCATTTTGACGGATTTCGCATACAGTGTTGTACGAGCATCAAAAATCGAAAAAAAACTGCCGCGCTACCAGAAAATCTTAAAAGCAGCAGCTGAACAGTCGCACCGTCTACTGGTGCCTGAAATTATGTATGAAAAAAACTTTCTCAAACGAGTTGTCCTCACATCAAAACAGGCTGGTATCGTTGCTTGGGAGGAAAGTTCCAAGCAAGGTGAGACGAGCAAATTAGCTAGTACGATCAAGGCCGTTAAAATCGATCCTGCTATCAAAGAACTGATTTCAGTCTTTGGGCCCGAAGGCGGTATCAGCCAATCAGAAATAAAAGAGCTTGCGTCAGCTGCCTTTGTTCCTGTTGGATTAGGGCCTAGAATCTTACGAGCGGAAACTGCGCCACTTTATTTGCTCTCTTCAGCCAGTCTTTTGATAGAATTGAGCTAA
- a CDS encoding ABC transporter ATP-binding protein, translating to MRKYIDKKWFALAILTAGLYGLEMPFNVTTYSYIFYILEKHLFTQVLPFIAVMLFGNLLLVLCYYANQLVINKNAALFSINLKTASLQALTEDGHKQASDKTSFVLNDLALVETNYFRQLISIVGLAVGLVLTFIFSAKTNFNLTLIFLLFSGLSQIVPKYFKKNINDKTALWSKTNENTTTFLNDLFKNAKTVIRYAVLKNFVRLGKKNFTLSEFSKKIVIIRSSFPVPWFTQLQKYAKYCRSAPPCILL from the coding sequence ATGAGAAAATATATTGATAAAAAATGGTTTGCTTTAGCGATTTTGACAGCTGGTCTATATGGTTTGGAAATGCCTTTTAATGTGACGACTTATTCCTATATTTTTTATATCTTGGAAAAACATCTTTTCACACAGGTCCTGCCTTTTATTGCCGTTATGCTATTTGGCAACCTGCTTTTAGTTCTCTGCTATTATGCGAATCAATTGGTAATCAATAAAAATGCTGCTTTGTTTTCCATTAATTTAAAGACGGCTAGTCTGCAAGCTTTGACCGAGGATGGTCATAAACAAGCTTCTGATAAGACGTCTTTTGTCCTGAACGATCTGGCGCTAGTCGAGACAAATTATTTTCGTCAACTTATTTCGATCGTGGGTTTGGCTGTTGGCTTAGTGTTGACTTTTATTTTTTCAGCGAAAACAAATTTTAATTTAACGCTAATTTTTTTGCTTTTTTCAGGATTAAGTCAAATTGTGCCAAAGTATTTTAAGAAAAACATTAATGACAAAACTGCTTTATGGTCGAAAACTAACGAAAATACAACGACTTTTTTAAATGATTTATTCAAAAATGCCAAAACGGTCATTCGCTACGCTGTATTAAAGAATTTTGTTCGGTTGGGCAAAAAAAATTTCACTTTATCAGAATTCAGCAAAAAAATCGTGATAATTCGATCGTCCTTTCCAGTGCCGTGGTTTACGCAGTTGCAGAAATATGCCAAGTATTGCCGATCGGCGCCGCCATGTATTTTGTTGTGA
- the lepA gene encoding translation elongation factor 4: MSTIEKQLDRQKHIRNFSIVAHIDHGKSTLADRILELTHTVAERKMKAQILDDMPLERERGITIKMNSVEVHYDGKDGQHYIFHLIDTPGHVDFSYEVSRALAAADGALLVVDASQGVQAQTLANVYLALDNNLEILPVINKVDLPSADPAGTKAEIEDDIGIDTSDAAEVSAKTGLGVADLLEKIVRVIPAPTGDLTAPLQALIFDSKYDPYRGVVLSIRLKEGQVHLGDRIRLMNSNMDYEVTELGVFSPDARPFDELIAGDVGYLTASIKDIHSARSGDTVTSAEHPAEKPLRGYRPMTPMVYAGIYPTDNAKYNDLKDALDKLSLNDASLAYEPETSTALGFGFRVGFLGLLHMDVVQERLEREFDLEIVITAPTVTYHVVKTDGSQESIANPSEIPDASSIKEIQEPFVDATIMVPEEYVGAVMELSQAKRGIFQTMDYLDKSRVNVKYKMPLSEIIFDFFDKLKSSTKGYASLDYTVAGYVASELKKIDILLNGDKVDALSFISHKDFAENRARVVTGKLKEVIPRQNFEIPIQAAIGSKIIARTNIKAYRKDVTAKIHTGDPDRRAKLLDKQRAGKARMKSVGRVEIPQEAFMAILKNGDDEQYNKGLS, from the coding sequence ATGTCTACTATTGAAAAACAATTAGATCGTCAAAAACATATTCGTAATTTTAGTATTGTTGCTCATATTGATCACGGAAAATCCACTTTGGCCGATCGTATTTTAGAGTTGACCCATACAGTCGCTGAGAGGAAAATGAAGGCTCAGATTCTAGACGATATGCCCTTGGAACGTGAACGCGGCATCACGATCAAAATGAATTCTGTCGAAGTTCATTATGATGGCAAAGATGGTCAGCATTATATTTTTCATTTGATCGATACACCAGGTCATGTTGACTTTTCATACGAGGTTTCCCGTGCTTTAGCTGCAGCCGATGGGGCTTTATTGGTCGTTGACGCTAGTCAGGGCGTTCAGGCTCAGACTTTAGCTAATGTTTATCTTGCCTTGGATAATAATTTGGAAATTCTGCCAGTCATTAATAAAGTGGATCTACCGTCAGCTGATCCAGCTGGGACAAAAGCTGAAATTGAAGATGACATTGGTATTGACACGAGTGATGCAGCTGAGGTTTCCGCAAAAACAGGTCTTGGTGTAGCTGATCTGCTGGAAAAAATCGTGCGTGTGATTCCAGCACCGACTGGTGATTTGACAGCACCGCTGCAGGCGCTGATTTTTGATTCGAAATACGATCCTTACCGTGGTGTTGTTTTGTCGATCCGTCTCAAAGAGGGCCAAGTTCACCTAGGAGATCGTATTCGTTTAATGAACTCGAATATGGATTATGAGGTAACGGAATTGGGTGTTTTCTCACCTGATGCAAGGCCTTTTGATGAATTAATCGCCGGCGATGTCGGTTATTTAACAGCCTCGATCAAAGATATTCATTCAGCTCGATCCGGTGATACAGTGACAAGTGCAGAACACCCAGCCGAAAAACCATTGCGGGGCTATCGACCAATGACACCAATGGTTTATGCGGGTATTTATCCGACTGACAATGCCAAATATAATGACTTGAAAGATGCATTGGACAAGTTATCTTTAAATGATGCTAGTTTGGCTTATGAACCAGAAACTTCAACGGCTTTAGGATTTGGTTTTCGTGTCGGTTTTCTTGGGCTGCTGCATATGGATGTCGTTCAGGAACGTTTAGAACGTGAATTTGATTTAGAAATCGTGATCACAGCACCAACTGTAACCTATCACGTGGTCAAGACTGACGGTAGTCAGGAAAGTATTGCTAATCCTTCGGAAATTCCCGATGCTTCCAGCATTAAAGAAATTCAGGAACCTTTTGTTGACGCAACGATCATGGTACCGGAAGAATATGTTGGTGCAGTCATGGAATTATCGCAGGCCAAACGTGGTATTTTCCAGACGATGGATTATTTAGATAAATCACGTGTGAATGTTAAATATAAAATGCCGCTTTCAGAAATTATTTTTGACTTCTTCGATAAACTCAAATCATCCACAAAGGGTTATGCCAGCCTTGATTACACGGTTGCGGGTTACGTGGCCTCTGAGCTGAAAAAAATTGATATTTTATTGAATGGCGATAAAGTGGATGCTTTAAGTTTTATTTCGCATAAGGATTTTGCTGAAAATCGTGCTCGTGTTGTTACTGGCAAGCTAAAAGAGGTCATTCCAAGGCAGAATTTTGAGATCCCTATTCAAGCGGCGATCGGTTCTAAAATTATTGCCCGGACAAATATTAAAGCTTACAGAAAAGATGTTACGGCGAAAATCCATACTGGCGACCCAGATCGACGGGCTAAACTGCTTGACAAACAGCGAGCTGGGAAAGCACGTATGAAATCTGTTGGTCGAGTCGAAATTCCACAAGAAGCTTTTATGGCGATTTTAAAAAATGGCGATGATGAACAATATAACAAAGGTCTATCGTGA
- a CDS encoding ATP-binding cassette domain-containing protein, which produces MVYAVAEICQVLPIGAAMYFVVKGNLAISDFVAVQYSANWIMNQALQLGSARSAIARTESTNEKVLALIKNAEGQPKSNSATQPTFTRLQVSNLVFKYPHTKEELLDKLSFELKVGEKLLITGPSGAGKSTLLKIMIHELQADSGQVTCLDSSLYTFVSQETAVFNGSLKFNLTLGNHFSDQQLHASLTQAGFAKADLTAQVSESGSNFSGGQKKRIELARAFLFDRPLLIIDEGTASLDPKTANDIHERILASSKSVIEVDHHMPNSLIDRFDKKIVIG; this is translated from the coding sequence GTGGTTTACGCAGTTGCAGAAATATGCCAAGTATTGCCGATCGGCGCCGCCATGTATTTTGTTGTGAAAGGAAATCTTGCCATTTCGGATTTTGTGGCCGTGCAATACAGCGCCAATTGGATCATGAATCAGGCCCTGCAGCTTGGGTCGGCGAGATCAGCTATCGCAAGAACGGAAAGTACTAATGAGAAAGTGCTGGCTTTAATCAAGAATGCCGAAGGGCAGCCAAAGTCTAATTCTGCAACGCAACCAACATTTACTCGTTTGCAAGTATCGAATTTAGTTTTTAAATACCCCCACACCAAAGAAGAACTGCTTGATAAACTTTCTTTTGAGTTGAAAGTTGGCGAAAAACTTTTGATCACGGGTCCATCCGGTGCTGGTAAGAGCACACTACTGAAAATTATGATTCATGAGTTGCAAGCCGATAGCGGTCAAGTTACTTGTCTTGATTCAAGTCTTTACACTTTCGTGAGCCAGGAAACTGCCGTTTTCAATGGCAGCCTAAAATTCAATTTGACTTTAGGCAATCATTTTTCTGATCAGCAATTGCATGCATCATTAACGCAGGCTGGCTTTGCTAAAGCTGATTTAACAGCTCAAGTATCAGAAAGCGGCAGTAATTTTTCCGGTGGCCAAAAGAAACGAATCGAATTAGCACGCGCTTTTCTATTTGACCGGCCGCTTTTGATCATTGATGAGGGAACTGCTTCTTTGGATCCGAAAACAGCTAATGACATCCATGAAAGAATTCTCGCATCATCGAAAAGTGTCATTGAAGTGGACCACCATATGCCAAACAGTTTAATAGATCGATTTGATAAAAAAATCGTGATTGGCTGA
- a CDS encoding zinc-binding alcohol dehydrogenase family protein, translating to MSDSKFSKTAMNFNHVFDPKKQAAILFDKNFPITDQRSLVDRQINIPVITEHDLLVEIQAVSVNPVDTKLRQTGLAAGNRILGYDACGIVKKIGRDVTRFRTGDRVYYAGTTQRPGSNENFQAIDERLVGRAPQKFTAAQTAAMPLTSLTAYEILVDKLGLTFQNHAAEGKKMLVINGAGGVGSILLQMAAYLGIQLSVTAHSQQSIDWLKQYPIDKIYDYENLDENLAGEKFDYIVFLYDPSAYWQTAVKHIKAYGQLVSIVGTETPLNLGPLKNIGAGFKWEYMFAKSDFDHNILSQGQALDRIAILFDAGILKSTLNVVFDQINASNLRKAYALIESGRTQGKLVLNGPFQGAAQ from the coding sequence ATGTCGGACAGTAAGTTTTCTAAAACAGCGATGAATTTCAATCATGTGTTTGATCCAAAAAAACAGGCTGCTATTTTATTTGATAAAAATTTTCCGATAACTGATCAGCGATCATTGGTTGATCGACAAATCAATATTCCCGTGATTACTGAGCATGACTTATTGGTAGAAATACAAGCTGTGTCAGTGAATCCAGTTGATACGAAACTGCGCCAAACTGGTTTGGCAGCCGGTAACCGCATTCTTGGGTACGATGCTTGCGGGATCGTTAAAAAAATCGGCCGTGACGTGACACGTTTCAGAACTGGCGATCGTGTCTATTACGCCGGCACAACACAGCGGCCTGGCAGCAACGAAAATTTCCAAGCGATCGATGAAAGGCTAGTGGGCCGCGCACCACAAAAATTTACCGCAGCACAAACTGCCGCCATGCCGCTTACTAGCTTGACTGCTTATGAAATTTTAGTTGATAAATTGGGATTGACTTTTCAGAACCATGCGGCTGAGGGGAAGAAAATGCTTGTTATAAACGGCGCTGGCGGTGTCGGATCAATTTTGCTTCAAATGGCTGCTTATTTAGGTATACAGTTGTCTGTCACAGCCCACTCGCAACAGTCGATCGATTGGTTGAAGCAGTATCCAATTGATAAAATTTACGATTATGAGAATCTCGATGAGAATCTGGCCGGTGAAAAATTCGACTATATTGTTTTTCTTTATGATCCATCTGCTTATTGGCAAACGGCGGTCAAACATATTAAAGCCTATGGCCAGCTGGTCTCGATCGTCGGCACCGAAACGCCGCTTAATTTAGGACCTTTGAAAAACATTGGAGCCGGTTTTAAATGGGAATATATGTTTGCTAAATCAGATTTCGATCACAATATTTTGAGTCAGGGACAGGCTCTAGATCGGATCGCTATTTTATTCGATGCTGGAATTCTGAAATCAACTTTAAATGTTGTTTTTGATCAGATCAATGCTAGCAATCTGCGGAAAGCTTATGCACTGATTGAAAGCGGCCGGACTCAGGGAAAACTTGTATTAAATGGTCCTTTTCAGGGAGCAGCTCAGTGA